CCTTCttcaaacatttatttttttcatccctTTACCGTTCTAGATCATCAACACCATAATAGTTCAACCAAATATCACTTTAGAAGTGATTAAGGGCTCTTACCAAAGAAGACTTTTATCAAACCCGAGGAGAAAACCTAGAGTggtaatttttaacaaaattatcaATCAGGCTCTCAACTGATTAATACTATTCTAGATCATgagaaaaatatgattgaatttATATCAAGAATTTAATCCCTTTCAATTGATATGAAGCAATAACAATAAATTGTTGAATGCATCAATAATTggagaaaaaatcaatttcataaataatattactaatctttAATGAGGTTTCATCCTTAACCTCAGTCGAAAATTTAGCTAGGCGTATccatgaaaataaattctagaaaatgaacgtaaaaaaaatcaaagcaatatttaaaatgaaactaaagaaaaataaaaattccactGCTATCAAAATGTAAAAGCTACAAGTCTGTTACCGTTAAAGTCTATTATGGTTATAGTTCTTTCCCAACTTTGATTCCTTCAGCAACTTTGATTCCTTTCTGAACTTCAATTGCTTCATTAAGATAAAGTTCAAATTTAAGTAAGAAAACTAAATATTTcaagacaaaaaaaatatatatatatatacgaattAACACTACATAattgtgataatgttttatttaatttaacaaACTTCTGTCCAATTCGGCTATCATCACATACCCAAGTGGAAGTTCTAACTCCAAATCTTCATTAATTAAATCATCATTAGCATCCTTGAATTTCCATAATGGTAGAGCTGGTTGAAGATCCCCACCTCTTCTGTTGTGGGTTCCATCATCTTGCGCGTATCTCTTCGAAAGTTGAATAGGATCAATGAAATTGTCATTCCCGTATATTAGATGGACTCCAGCACTTTTGAAGATTGCTTTCTCTGAATCACTTTCAAATGTAAACCTCATATTATTGTTCCCCTCCCTGTAACTTATTGACAGAATCTCATGATCAATAGAATTTACAACTATGTATTGTAGCCATACACGATCATGTGGGTCCATTGAATCGAAAGAGGTCTcgcaacaaaacacaaaaactaaTGCCACGATCTGATGCCCAAAACACATGGACGCATTATGATCAATTTCTATttcaatagtttttatttttaacaaaattatgaataaagcTATCAGCtgattaagattattctaaATCATGATAAAAACATGATTGAACTATGTCAAGAATTTTATCCCTCTCAATTGAAAGCATCGATAATTGGTAAAAATCaatctcataaataatattactaatcttCAAAGAggtttcataaataatattagctAGGCTTGTTCATgaaattaaattctaaaatatgaaTGTAAATAAACATCAAAGCAGTATTGAAAACGAAactaaagaagaataaaaatttctcaaaatgtaAATAAAGGCGCTGCAAGTCTGTTACCGTTACAGTTCTTTCCCCCAACTTCGATTCCTTCTGCAACTTCGATTCCTTTCTGAACTTCAATTCCttcattaatataaacttaaatttaactaagaaaaataaatatctcaagactaataaaaatataagaattaacaTGACTACATAATTGTGATAAAGCTTTATTTAATTTAGTAAAATTCTGCACAAATTCGGCTATTATCACATACCCAAGTCGAAGTTCTAAATCCAAATCTTCAATAATTTAATCATCATTAGCATCCTCGAATTCCATAATTCTCGTGGTTGAAGATTGCCGCTTCTGTTGTGGGTTCCAATCGGGTTCCAAGTCATGCTCACCATCATCTCGGTATctctttgaaagttgaataGGATTAATGAAATTGTCATTCCCGTATATTAGATGGACTCCAGCACTTTTGAAGATTGCTTTCTTTGAATCACTTTCAAATGTAAACCTCGTATTATTGTTCCCCTCCCTGTAACTTCTTGACAGAATCTCATCAATAGAATTTCCAGCGATGTATTTTAGACATACACTATAATGTCGATCCACTGAATCCCAAGAccatattttatcatttccaatCTGCTGGCCGTTTATTGAGATAGTAAAACCACAAATACATCTTGAAAAACCTCCAATATGACCATAGAAACTCTGTGGTGGAATAGGTCCcacaacaaaacacaaaactaaTGCCACAATCTGATGCCCACAACACATGGACGCATTATGACCAATTTCTACTTCAATAGATTTACTTAATGAAGTAGTCTCCTTGCAATACTTGAACCACTCTGGAATCCTACTTCCTGGATATATAATTGTACTTGAATCTTTCTCCCGAAAGCGTTCCTATTAAACCAACtatattttagaaaacaaaTACAAGCTATCAAATACGAAACAGAAAGAAATTAGAGATCAAATAGATGAGACATGTATACCTGTACCAATAATGGATCTGGCGCATGATTCCCTACATCCACTTCCACTTTATTGCATTCCAATAAGTCAATCTTGCTTAGCCGTTTTAAGTCGGGTATACCAAATGAAGATTCTGTCGATACATGAGGAAAGCGTTCCAATAACACGCATCCACTAGCTTCTACCTTttctatatttggtggaaggtgtagaatttcttcaagttgCTCGCAGAATCCCAAATCAAGTTCAAACAATCCAACAAATCTTTCGATGCATGGAGAAAGGCTAACAATACCACTACCACGTAGAATTAAAGTCTTCAAACTGGATGAGAAATTATATGTCTGAGATAAATTAATTGATTCTGGTAAGAATTTCTTTAGGCTGTAACATCCTTCAGCATCTaccttttctatttttggtggaAGGTGTAGAATTTCTTCAAGTAGCTGGCAGCCTCTCAAATCAAGTTCAGACAATCCAACAAATCCTTCGATGCATGGAGGAATGCTAACAATACCACTATCAGATAGATTTAAAGTCCTCAAACTGGATGAGAAATCATATGTCCgagataaattatttgattctgGTAAGAAACTCTCTAGGCTCGAACATTCACTAGCATCTACCTTttctatatttggtggaaggtgtagaatttcttcaagttgGTCGCAGTTTGACAATTCAAGTTCAGACAATCCAACAAATCTTTCGATGCATGGAGAAAGGCTAACAATACCACTACCACATAGAATTAAAGTCTTCAAACTGGATGAGAAATTATATGTCCgagataaattatttgattctgGAAAGAAATCCTTTAGGCTGGAACATCTTGTGGCATTTACCTCttctatatttggtggaaggtATAGAATTTCTTTAAGTTGATAGCAGAATGTCAAATCAAGTTTAGACAATCCAACCAATCCTTCGATGCATGGAGAAAGGCTAACAATACCACTACCACGTAGACTTAAAGTCTTCAAACTGGATGAGAAATTAAATTCCATACTTGATGAAATTTCATTTTCCTGTGTACATGGCACGAATTGTCCATTATGCCCCACCacctttccaaaatttacaaaatttggaCAATGCATGATGGAAACATCCTGTAGATGTTCCAACAGAAAAATGTTTACTGGAAAATGCACAAAGCTGTCGCACCCAATTATAAATAACTTCTCGAGCCCAGTGAGGTATGTAAAGGATGAAGGTAGCTCCTGTATTCCCGTCTCTTTTAACTTGAcacatttcaaatatttcatttcacacTCAATTTCTGGAAAGTTTTCAAGACTAGTACAACCTGTAAGTTTAAGGCGTTCTAGAGATCTCAACTTGAAGCTTCTTGGCAACTTCTTTAGGCTAGAACAATATCTAAAATCCAATTCAACAAGCTTATCCAAAAATCCAACAGAATCATGAACCTCAACTAAACTTGCACATCCATAAAAAAGCAACTTCTCTagatttgagcaacttgaaagaTCCGATATATTTGTCAAGTATTCACAGAAATATAGGTCTATACTTGTTAAGTTctgtttgaaaaataaaaaacaaataaaatatatattaattgttaaAGGAAATTTGCAGCATAACTTAAAAGTAAGACAGATTgacatatgaaaaataaaaataggtaCCTTAGATTGCAATCCTGTCCCTAAATCTCTAATTTTGCTTTCTCTGATATTGAAAACAATGAGTTTCTCTCCATGAAAAGAAGATGGCAAAAACTCCAAAGGACATATGGGCCAATCAAGAACTCTTAACTCATTAGAGAGATAATTCAATCCACCACAGTCACAGAAGGTACTAACTTTTAATATTCTGAGTTTTTCCATTTTTGCAAACACATCAGAATCCAAACGTATCCTGCTGTCCTTCGGAGGCATTTCTATCAATATGCCTTCAATTTGCTCTGTTCCCTAATGAGAGAATGCACAAGTGTTCTATAAAAAATCAAAGATAAATTCCCTATAATTCAACACTACTTGCGCAAGTGTTCATGAACTATATATAAGTTGAACAAGCTAcgattatatgtatttttcttaCAATACGTGTGTACATCactatttcatttattaagaaGGAAATAACAAACATAGGCCTCACCTTTCTTCATATGGTGTTTCTATTTTAGATTACAAAAGGAATagccttatttttattattcagaTTTCTAGAAATGAGTATGTACGTTCAAATGTCAAAGTCATATATACTTCTTCCTTTTAATACGTATTACTCTGTTTAAAATGCTAAAAAAGTATCAGATAATCATAGCATTTTGCCTTTatagaaaaatggagaaaatgtGAATTGGCTTTCATGATTTTATTTGTActtctttattaaaattattttatttacaaaattgggaaaatatttcatgtagaGGGTACGTATGtgtctatataataatttatatgtatttctggatccatttcttttaatttaataatagcttcaattgaaaaaaaaaaaaaaaactcggaaGTAGAATTATATTTCTAGGGAAAATCTtaccttatttttttcaagtacTTCACGAACATCTTCATAAAACCATAATCTACTCCTTTTGCCAGGTTCTTTGGGTGATTCCTGTCGAACAATTTCTTTACCCATATCTTCTAGTAAGTCATGCATCCTCAAATATTGGCGACCAATATAATCTTGATCAAGTGATATGAGACATTTATCCTTGAGCACTTCGATACCAGCATCGGGAAAGAAACCGCAACTGTCTAGTATTTTAGTGACATATTCTCTTTCGTGTCCtttgaagaaacatgcaatgtcgaggaaaatattttgttccaaaTCATCTAATCCATCGAAACTTATTTTGAGTATATCATAGATCTTTTTATGTTGAATTCTTTCGTACTTTCCCAATTCGCTTTCCCAAAAACATCTATCTCTTCCGCGTAGATTTGAGCCTACCACAATCAAAGCGAGCGGAAGGCCACCAGCATATTGCATTGCAAGTTTTGTGAGTTCCACAAAATCATTATCCGGTTGGTCACGCCTGAAGGCATGCCAGGAAAAGAGCTTAAGAGCGTCTTGAGAATCCAATGTATTCATAGAATATGTTTTCCAATTACCAAAATCAAGCTGCACTAGTAGATGCGCATCTCTTGTTGTTATGATGATTCGACTTCCCAATCCAAACCAATCGGATCTCCCACTTAGATATTTTAATTGGTCCAGATCATCAACGTCATCAAGAATCAAAAGGATCTTTTTACAGCAAAGTTTCTCCTGTATCAGAATGATTCCTTGATCCACATCATCGACCTCAACCAGCTTTGGATCAACTCTTAGGATCTTAGAaagaattttcttttgcaatttcACAAGACCGCCCTTATCTGGTTTTGAATTTTCTCTAACATTGGCAAGAAAACAACTCTCTTCAAACTGATTAGCAATGCGGTTAAACACCTCTTTTGTAATAGTTGTTTTACCAATTCCACCGATACCGAAAATCCCTATCATGCGTGTCTCATTAATGATCTCAATACCTAAACGCGTATTAATTATATCTTCTGCACGAGACTCCAACCCAACCGGATGATCCGCAACAAGCAAGCGTGTACGAATTGGTAGTTTGCTTGAGACTTGTTCAACAATCTTCTGGATACATTCAGACTCGTCCCTACCAATgcaaaaagattaaaagaaaaagattaaaagaaaaatcatgaaTTTGACTTGCTCTTCTTTAAAGACATGGGGACATGATTTAGGCACATGagaataaatgaattttattctCATGTAATTAATGTCGACATTATTGGTAGGGTACGAAGAAGTTACAACATTCATATTATCCTTAATTGTCGACCTGAATCCCAATCCTTCTTTGGGTTGACCATAAGTCAAGTACGTACTAATTAATGTAGCTTAATTTGTATTGGTGGTAGGGattggactatatatatatatatatttatttactatatataaagtgCGAATGTTGGATGAATAGATTTTcgtctaacatttttttttttttcagttttaccCATGATTTTATGAGGAAATTACACAGCTCGCGTTCCTCCCCTTTGACGCCTTAGCTTCGCACCATCCAACGCTGCCAAGACCCCAACATCAAACTCATTCCTGTACGCCACCAACACCTCAATCCATGAAATTTCTGCATCGGAAACCACCACCAAAAGGTGATGCCGTGAGCTCCTCCACGACATGAACCAACCCCTGTTCTTCCTTGTCAAAAACAGAGCACTCCTCACACACACAGCCACTAGAAGAAGCAAGTTGGCGGCGGCAAAGGGACTTACAAAAAATGCAGAGAAGCCGTGGAAGAGAGGCGACGAAGCTAAGGGTGGCATGCGGTTGAGCTACAGAGAGAGAACCATGAGAGAAAGACCGAAAGCTTAAGAggtaaatgagagagagatgagagagtggTAAAATGGATAGAGATTAGCGTGAGGGAGAACTGCTCATCGAGGAGATGGATGAATATGGCAGTAGCTGGAAAGG
This is a stretch of genomic DNA from Carya illinoinensis cultivar Pawnee chromosome 15, C.illinoinensisPawnee_v1, whole genome shotgun sequence. It encodes these proteins:
- the LOC122295539 gene encoding disease resistance protein RUN1-like isoform X6, with product MDFQLGASSSFSPSSSPSIRSWKHDVFLSFRGEDVRNNFISHLYKALDGRKINTYIDNNLERGEEISSALFEAIEGSMISIIVLSENYAESKWCLDELLKILDCKETIKQIVLPIFFKVDPSEVRHQTGIFGRSFDKLVDKLKDNAKMLKWKKALEKVANFSGFPFPSANFRDESECIQKIVEQVSSKLPIRTRLLVADHPVGLESRAEDIINTRLGIEIINETRMIGIFGIGGIGKTTITKEVFNRIANQFEESCFLANVRENSKPDKGGLVKLQKKILSKILRVDPKLVEVDDVDQGIILIQEKLCCKKILLILDDVDDLDQLKYLSGRSDWFGLGSRIIITTRDAHLLVQLDFGNWKTYSMNTLDSQDALKLFSWHAFRRDQPDNDFVELTKLAMQYAGGLPLALIVVGSNLRGRDRCFWESELGKYERIQHKKIYDILKISFDGLDDLEQNIFLDIACFFKGHEREYVTKILDSCGFFPDAGIEVLKDKCLISLDQDYIGRQYLRMHDLLEDMGKEIVRQESPKEPGKRSRLWFYEDVREVLEKNKGTEQIEGILIEMPPKDSRIRLDSDVFAKMEKLRILKVSTFCDCGGLNYLSNELRVLDWPICPLEFLPSSFHGEKLIVFNIRESKIRDLGTGLQSKNLTSIDLYFCEYLTNISDLSSCSNLEKLLFYGCASLVEVHDSVGFLDKLVELDFRYCSSLKKLPRSFKLRSLERLKLTGCTSLENFPEIECEMKYLKCVKLKETGIQELPSSFTYLTGLEKLFIIGCDSFVHFPVNIFLLEHLQDVSIMHCPNFVNFGKVVGHNGQFVPCTQENEISSSMEFNFSSSLKTLSLRGSGIVSLSPCIEGLVGLSKLDLTFCYQLKEILYLPPNIEEVNATRCSSLKDFFPESNNLSRTYNFSSSLKTLILCGSGIVSLSPCIERFVGLSELELSNCDQLEEILHLPPNIEKVDASECSSLESFLPESNNLSRTYDFSSSLRTLNLSDSGIVSIPPCIEGFVGLSELDLRGCQLLEEILHLPPKIEKVDAEGCYSLKKFLPESINLSQTYNFSSSLKTLILRGSGIVSLSPCIERFVGLFELDLGFCEQLEEILHLPPNIEKVEASGCVLLERFPHVSTESSFGIPDLKRLSKIDLLECNKVEVDVGNHAPDPLLVQERFREKESSTIIYPGSRIPEWFKYCKETTSYTNSIEIEIDHNASMCGHPIVALVLCLVVGPLTKSEPILIKINGQLIKDLDNDVYLPSSTDPHRVWLRYIAGNSTDEMLPRSYREGNYNMRFTFEIDSEKAFFKSAGVHLIYGNDNLIDLNNQCSKRYRDDGENDLESDWNPQKKRRGSSTASSSLLGNESKFMEQIVQEVSKIVLDCTYLHIVEYPVGIKSRVEDINMLLCIEENDVRMIGIFGIGGIGKTTIAKEMYNRITNQFEGSCFLANVRESSKQDKGGLVKLQKTILSDILKDSSLKVSNVDRGINLITERLCHKKILLVLDDVDHLDQLKKLCGRCDWFGSGSRIIITTRDEGLLTKYGVSLKYPMKEMDHNEALQLFTQHAFKSDKHIDGFADLLEDALHYAGGLPLALKVIGSNLYGEDVCYWKSELEKYKRIPEKEIQEKLKISYDGLDDSTKKVFLDIACFFKGDKREYVTKILDSCGFSAYAGIKKLNDKCLITIDQYDGNQYLWMHDLLQDMGREIVRQESPEEPGKRSRLWFDKDVREVLEKNKGTEQIEGILIDLPWEDCMIRLGSEVFAKMESLRILKIICCSEIFCGGLKYLSNELRVLDWLGCSLEFLPSSFHGKKLIVLNIRGSNITDFGTGLQSKAVLVLDLGKFDLPFLAPQSSNISRNHYCSPSYA
- the LOC122295539 gene encoding disease resistance protein RUN1-like isoform X7; this translates as MDFQLGASSSFSPSSSPSIRSWKHDVFLSFRGEDVRNNFISHLYKALDGRKINTYIDNNLERGEEISSALFEAIEGSMISIIVLSENYAESKWCLDELLKILDCKETIKQIVLPIFFKVDPSEVRHQTGIFGRSFDKLVDKLKDNAKMLKWKKALEKVANFSGFPFPSANFRDESECIQKIVEQVSSKLPIRTRLLVADHPVGLESRAEDIINTRLGIEIINETRMIGIFGIGGIGKTTITKEVFNRIANQFEESCFLANVRENSKPDKGGLVKLQKKILSKILRVDPKLVEVDDVDQGIILIQEKLCCKKILLILDDVDDLDQLKYLSGRSDWFGLGSRIIITTRDAHLLVQLDFGNWKTYSMNTLDSQDALKLFSWHAFRRDQPDNDFVELTKLAMQYAGGLPLALIVVGSNLRGRDRCFWESELGKYERIQHKKIYDILKISFDGLDDLEQNIFLDIACFFKGHEREYVTKILDSCGFFPDAGIEVLKDKCLISLDQDYIGRQYLRMHDLLEDMGKEIVRQESPKEPGKRSRLWFYEDVREVLEKNKGTEQIEGILIEMPPKDSRIRLDSDVFAKMEKLRILKVSTFCDCGGLNYLSNELRVLDWPICPLEFLPSSFHGEKLIVFNIRESKIRDLGTGLQSKNLTSIDLYFCEYLTNISDLSSCSNLEKLLFYGCASLVEVHDSVGFLDKLVELDFRYCSSLKKLPRSFKLRSLERLKLTGCTSLENFPEIECEMKYLKCVKLKETGIQELPSSFTYLTGLEKLFIIGCDSFVHFPVNIFLLEHLQDVSIMHCPNFVNFGKVVGHNGQFVPCTQENEISSSMEFNFSSSLKTLSLRGSGIVSLSPCIEGLVGLSKLDLTFCYQLKEILYLPPNIEEVNATRCSSLKDFFPESNNLSRTYNFSSSLKTLILCGSGIVSLSPCIERFVGLSELELSNCDQLEEILHLPPNIEKVDASECSSLESFLPESNNLSRTYDFSSSLRTLNLSDSGIVSIPPCIEGFVGLSELDLRGCQLLEEILHLPPKIEKVDAEGCYSLKKFLPESINLSQTYNFSSSLKTLILRGSGIVSLSPCIERFVGLFELDLGFCEQLEEILHLPPNIEKVEASGCVLLERFPHVSTESSFGIPDLKRLSKIDLLECNKVEVDVGNHAPDPLLVQERFREKESSTIIYPGSRIPEWFKYCKETTSYTNSIEIEIDHNASMCGHPIVALVLCLVVGPLTKSEPILIKINGQLIKDLDNDVYLPSSTDPHRVWLRYIAGNSTDEMLPRSYREGNYNMRFTFEIDSEKAFFKSAGVHLIYGNDNLIDLNNQCSKRYRDDGENDLESDWNPQKKRRGSSTASSSLLGNESKFMEQIVQEVSKIVLDCTYLHIVEYPVGIKSRVEDINMLLCIEENDVRMIGIFGIGGIGKTTIAKEMYNRITNQFEGSCFLANVRESSKQDKGGLVKLQKTILSDILKDSSLKVSNVDRGINLITERLCHKKILLVLDDVDHLDQLKKLCGRCDWFGSGSRIIITTRDEGLLTKYGVSLKYPMKEMDHNEALQLFTQHAFKSDKHIDGFADLLEDALHYAGGLPLALKVIGSNLYGEDVCYWKSELEKYKRIPEKEIQEKLKISYDGLDDSTKKVFLDIACFFKGDKREYVTKILDSCGFSAYAGIKKLNDKCLITIDQYDGNQYLWMHDLLQDMGREIVRQESPEEPGKRSRLWFDKDVREVLEKNKGTEQIEGILIDLPWEDCMIRLGSEVFAKMESLRILKIICCSEIFCGGLKYLSNELRVLDWLGCSLEFLPSSFHGKKLIVLNIRGSNITDFGTGLQSKELKFEKE